The sequence TTTCAGTCACACTAGACTCTTGTAGAACTTTCAACCCGAAGACTGCAACCGCCAGATTTTTTACTATCATTTGATTTGTCCTTGCATTGAAAAATGCAGCATCGTATGTTAATTTGGACAGCCATACGTTCCTGCCCAAGTGTAtctaaaatatcataaaaaacaTTACTAATAACAAAGTATGAACAGTATGTTTTatcctaaatattttttcttcaaattcaaatataaatatatgctacttcttattttcaatatttatgaacATACAACACAGTGAGAAATGATGACTGAAAAGACATCAAATCGAATTGATAtcattttggtaaaaaaagaTCGATTCGACCGCACCCGAACGCACCCCTGAAGGACTTGGACAGGGAAAGAgcagagaaagaagaaagcaAATGGGAGGCAGCAAGAAGCAGATTATTCAGagaagtcggaatggaaaaaaaGGATTTAAGGAGAATGAGAGAGACAGGAAACAAAGAActagcaaaaataatacaagagaaaatcgagaacaaagaaaaagaaaagagaaggaagaaaataGCAGAATCAAGATACAACGATACATgcaaagatttaataatcttttttagcCATCCTAAGCCGAAAGGCAAGAATTATGttcaataaaatacaataaaaataaatatatatataatatatttacagtatTATCGGTTTTTCGAATAAATCCTACAGGAGGTGTCGCTGTGCCTTCACGGCTTTTTACTTCCTCAAATTTGTCTGCAGTTACTGTAAAcagataaacaataaattgcgttcagatttttctaatatgaaatttcataatttcataaaatttacatcaatattaaaagatactttgcatattaaatatttatgaagtaCATGTatgttttctaattattttttctttttattaatacattatttcatattccaaaaaatctaataataatttaccgttaattttgtaaattattaaaacaactaCCCTAGTAGCAAAATACATTGGGagtattttgattaatattggcTAAATATTGATGGGTTCAACATTGGTCCAATGTTGAACCAATATTGAACCAACATTGCTGCTTAGATAAAttggttaaataaaaaacgtctattttacaatattggaaATACTGTCTTTACATTACTTCTTAATATTGCgtcaatgttttttgttaCTAATGTATGTAAGAAACTGTCCATGTAAGATCTAAAGCAGTGCTTGAgcctagttgcccttttcgagccaattcccgaacgcgccgcctcctatgcccccactaccgcgcgcggccttgacggccgagccgccgatctcgcctgtacgctttgtctcaggagcagctctgtataagaaatggtgccctgcaccacaaaattcattaaaattactctaagtaaataatttttgtttttataaacaaaaaagtactaatttttttatttctaatttattttatatgtagtataacaatatgtaaaaacataatatgtaaattagaattttgacaatagttttccacatcacccgtgagatactattattgatgcgtttttttttaagtggtttccccagtaggcctaattcactaaaagatgaaatataatatacagcttggcaggaaaacaaaattttatatattgtaagatatataaaaacgacaggaaaattagaagaatgccaagctatatattatatttcatcttttagtggattaggcctactgagaaaaccacttaaaaaaaagcatcaataaaaatacctcacgggtgatgtaaaaattaaactattgtcaaaattctaatttacatattatgtgCCCTAATAGCAAAATGCTAGCAGATTGCGAGCAGATTGGCAGCAAATTCAATCAGATACCCATTGCAGATCCACAGCATtctgtgtccgcattaagctcaGTATTTGTTGACAAAGCCTGCTGGCATGGCATGCCAGCAGATTGATTGCAGAAACCGAGCAGGATCTGCTGACATAACCTGACAGcagattggcagcagaaatcaagcagatatctaaaagatttcttaaatcggatatcttaaAGTGcaactagagataaaaaaataaaataaaaatttcatttttttaaaattatttttattaacagtacatactaaatttaggacaaatttttattaattaattaaatttaaattattttattttattcttacttgcgctggttttgaacccgggactttaggatgacgaaccttgtactctatctgctacgccaatttgactcatcggtatgagtacttgttattgtctacatataccaatatgttataaactgacacaattatattattttttataaaaacaattaaattttgcaaaacaattaaaaataaatagcattaatttatttacttattaatttcattgttaaatttatctttttccataataattttatggaaattgcgatctatttagcattaatactttaaagcgttcaaatggttaattagatggttaactatatagatcatatattttaagaaaaattgaatagtacatctattatcctgtttttgttcagtacatgatgaatttagattttgtgcatttttttgtgcgcagtaattgtagacaaactaatttttgaaaacattatctttatgataatttttttaaatatcaaatggatttctcattcaggatgttataatattgtctgatttctgctacgacgcgcatggacggctcaaaaatcggacagcattgtgtgatattttttatgagacattaagctgacatcataaggataacatttttatgaaacttaaatgaaactcttcaataagatatctcaaagacctctcttagatatctctgataaatgttaccattttgacatcatttccaagatatctaaatgttttctttaaaaagttctcttaaagttttctgaCAAGCGTATTGTCTgggctttttaaatttatctgaaattcttttatctgtattattttctattggttgccggtattatacatatactttaaacttatgtataatacaagtaaccaataggaaataatatagataaaagaacttcagataaattataaaaatataactgccTAATACTTTTGGCCAAgcctgtatacatacatatatttttatataattagggatcgtaaggaaataaaattattataattgtcaatacatttttaataagagtttaggcatcatttctgttatttcaaatttaccgTTATCGCGCGGTAGctcaatacaataaagtacttaatctttcaatacaatgtatatCGGCGAGAGAACAATtaaactcttattaaaaatgtattgacaattaataataattttattttcttacgatccctaatatattagaaatatatgtatgtatacaggaTTGGCCAAAAGTATTAgacaatgatataatttaatttctcaataatttcTACTGCCGCAAACTTTGTTCTTACGTTtttttctatagaaacatattaatgCAAGTTTTAATTGGCATTTAAATGGCaattaagattataaagtAACGGACATACTGTTTGATTTCTGCTGCCGATCTACCTACAGGTTATGTCAACAGgctctgctcgatttctgctgccaatctgCTGTCAGTTATATCAGCAGGttttgctcgatttctgctgccaatctgTTGTCAGATTATGTTAGCAAGCTCTGCTTGATTTCTGACAGCAGTTTGCCGACATCGTTGGATATTACAGactctgtataaaatttgttgccaTTCTGTCATCAAAAATTGATAGCATGCTCTGCTCAAAATCTGTTCCTGCaggcttggctatctgggtgtTTACATGttgttatactacataaaataaattagtaataaaaaagttagtacttttttgtttataaaaacaaaaattatttacttaaagtaattttaatgaattttgtggtgcagggcactatttcttatacagagctgctcctgagacaaaacgtacgggcgagatcggcggctcggccgtcaaggccgcgcgcggtagtgggggcataggaggcggcgcgttcgggaatcggctcgaaaagggcaactaggcTCAAGCACTGATCTAAAGctttcggcacacgatacgatttttcatgcttttCGCATACGAGGCatcttaagaggatgctaaaacCGTGTGTTTTATCGACATTctgtttaatcatttaatttcaaattgaatttacagaattgatttttacacttttaaagtacgtacacaaatgaACCCAGGGACGATTagataaagaccaaaaatgcaaaaaattttttaaagtttatttgttcataaaaatatttgcttcaaaatacaagttatgtagcttatacgtacaaatgaatggtgttcccgggttcgaaatagattgaggaataagattataatcgtcaaattacgattacaagccgtaaaaaaaagatatttttataataaaagcgcttaaatgaataaaatttttgatcacataaatatgtttttttacggcttgtaatcgtaatttgacaaatatagtcttattccttctatttcaaactgcgagacaccatttatttgtaagtataaactatataactcatattttaaagcaaattttttcatgaacaaggataaataatgactctgcattatcgacctcaatcaagtttgatgggcagtttagcatcctcttaataCGTGTCCCGATTAGCTCAAATTATTATGTCACCAATCGTAAGCCAATGAGGATACGTAGTAAGACacctcgtatgcgatctagcatgaaaaatcgtatcgtgtgccgaaggcttaaggtaccacatttatttttcatatttttaaacaatatatttttacacctaacattttaatattgtcaaatgtattgtaattacacacaaagaatttttattcttatgagtaaaaaaatcataaaaatatttgaaataagtcctagatgcgcacagtgtaAAACAGACAccatcaataaaattttataagtttatctTAACACTAACTCAGCAATCTGAGTGGTATTTGTTTCATATTGTGCatatctgggacgctcccgacACATGTCTGAAATTTCATGCTTACCTTCAAATTcatcaaaatatgaaataatatttttttgaagttcAATATTCAATGTAGATAATTCTCTTATCTGTGTTGACTGTTCATCAATTTTACTATTCTTTTCTAGTATTTGTAATTTCAAGGTTTTGTTTTCCTTTTCaagattataatgtaataaaatgttacattcGGTCGTAcgttttgtttcatttttttcagatttatccttctacaaaaaaagatatataagtacaaatatttatatatatacatatataaatatattaaaaatatataacaaaaattatattaaaaaaaatgtttttattttatattttaaatttaaataatttataatctaatatttttgttaattttattttaaatagttgattttttacgttatattattttcaattttttctttatgttaaaagtacattataaatttaaaaacagttgatttttttacgttatattttcaattttttctttcatgcTGACATtatgttacaaatttaaaaaactgaacTTTCTTGGCACTAATTCTCTAATTGtttcttagaattataatagtatcttatttaaatattaaatgttaaatgttttatgattaagagattaaacaaaaattattttactacaaatttCTGATTGTTTgatcaaaatttgtaattattttatatttgacaaatttgacaaaaattgctataagtttttcttatttaattaaaaaattattaagaataatttttaaacacacaATCGcacaaaagtaatatttttttattgttactgaacattttttaatcaaagctttaaaatttaaattttataatgttgatgaaaatttcgaatattttaattctggttcttttaccaatatttttatacgcataaataaaaaaaaatacttactgAAATGCATTGTTGGTTtgattttctgtttttatttcctattgatcgattttcttgattaatttcgttgattgttattttttcaagatcattaattttttgttttaacacTTCCCTTATTTCTTccgatttttctttctataaatacatgttagcaaaatttttatatccttatattaaaatacatatacaaaatattatttacatacaatCTTTACCTTTTTTGCAGTAAAATTATCTTCTGCATCAGTTTCTGTTGCTGATTCTCTTATATTTCTTGGTGGTAATGTGACTCTTTTCGTAGCAATTAGTTTCTTTAATTCATCAGTagtatctgaaatatttatatattcataatacACAATTCAGTGTTACATAGACATGCAATAACAcataaaatttccaaaaaaaaactaaaaaacaaaatatccaatataatttatatcatacaGCATAagatctaatattttatttaataatgtttataaagtaaatagggaaatgttttaaatatttcttaaatgtcttaaatattttttccaataaaaacatttaaaaaaacaaaatcagAACTgataacaatgtaaaaattaattttaataaataactaaatattaaaaaaaaaatttttgatatttatttaaagtcaaaacaagattttcaaaagtaataaaattggagcattaaacattaaatgtatttataattgttaaaaaaatgtatttaaacgtttaacaaatttgtaaaacttCTAATAATATTCTGATCCTAAAATCTGATATCTTTAAACTATATCTTCAATGTTgatgacaaatattttatactctttaaattaacaattagcatattattactaatttgcaaaaatatatttataagtacgATAATTAATGAGTATTCATTGTTTTTTAGTGATTAGCACTTCAAAATTAGTGTAGTATAAAAgattagatatatttatttcactgattaaCAAATTGTAAGTATACCACTGAAAATCAGtgcattcttttattaatttcacggATTTTTCATTGATCATAATttaaagagtaaataaaaatcatgtatTAAATGgaattggaaaatattttttttttgttttaacttaCCTTCTACAAATATAATGAGGCCCATGCAGAAACTCGTACCGCACTTTATTTTATGGTActtatttttccatttatttaaattaaaatgtttaatttttgtaacatcaacaatatttttgtcttCATGTCTTTTACATtccgtattaaattttacgtatGCAAACATTATGCgattaaagatatattcatGCGATTTGTACGTGATAAATTATTGCAGAATAACAAATGCAACTTTGGCTtacttaacaaaataaatgaagGTGGAAGGTGGAACTTAAGAAGTTGCATGTGCGTGCGCTTGCATGCACCACGCTTAACGTCGTAACTAGATACAAACAACAAAGAaggtttatattaatttacagcaGACGAATATATCTCTGCGAGCATTTTACCTAACAAAATTCCTAAATAAAGAATTCTTACATAATTTGACGGATGTCCGGAAATACAATGcacttaaatattaagtttttaatggCGCCACAAACTTTCATAAGGGAAACTGCAGCCCTGCAGCCTTTCCTAGCGTTTCGCCAGTACTTTGCCAGTTGTAAAGATTACGATATCACTatcatttacttttaataatgtaaaattttatcacaaaatacTTGAAGGTTATATGTACACTGAAGAAGAGTTAATCACACAGCAACCAGAGGAGATTAAGCTATAATAATTGAAGATCTAGCTGGCTACACACCAGCGCGATGAACGTACAGAGATGAGCGGAAAGGCGATCGCTCATTGGGTCCTACCTTTGGATCCAACAAATCACCTTCCATTGCTACTTAACCGCGCGCTCACTGAGCGATTGCGCTACAGGACTCATtagtgtatgtacatataaccctcaatttttttctgacaaATTGTATTTCggattattaaaagtaaatgattgttatttcttaaagggagaataatctttatttgatAGTTACAAGTGCTTTATATAAAAGgtacgtatattttaaatatataaaatgcacatatatatatgcgtgtatatatgtgtatatgtgtgtccCCGTTGAAAAGTCAGATGGAAATTCAGATGCTCATATGTATGTggatttccaaaaattttgaatggTTTTGGAAATTTCTTATGGTTATCCATACGAGATCCATATAAAACCACCTAAAATCTACGAGAATTCATGCACATACATGTGGATAACCATCTAGATTTCCATCTGATCTTTTCAAcaggtgcgtgcgtgcgttgcGCGcttgcgtacgtgcgtgcgtgcgtgcgtgcgtgcgtgcgcgcgcgcgcgcgcgtgtgtgtgtgtggtacGTAAACATAGTTGTAAACataaagttgtaaaaaatcAACTAATCACAGTCGATTATTCTTcgattataagaaataattatttgtaattgatcagttttttgcaatgttaCGTTTACAACTACGCAATTGTAGAATCGacctttataaatattatgtttgaatgtttatatacatttatttataaaagtaattaatttacattaattatgtatattaaattagtaatGAGAATGTAGCGTTTCGAAAATGTTGATACAAATCGTATTTTGCCACAGACCTCTGAATATGGATCCAAGAATGAAGAAAAGATACAAGCTTATGTTGGATCCACAATATCGAGAAGATTGGACTTGCTTAAAAACTCATCAATCTTGGATGAAAATGAAAACAGAAATGaatgttgcaaaaaatctCTGTAAGTATGACAgctaataacaataaaaataaaatgtacaaaaattattttttacacaaaatacatatataaaacgttcataatacatacaaacatacataaatctttacataaaatacattttatatttatattaattgactaatttttttataatttatttacataacatatttttaaaatttttctgataGTTCAAAacccttattttttatatcttcaataatctataaataatatttttaatgtatattttagaaGGCTATTTTAatggttttaaaattattcaagaatatataacgtattattgtaaatattattattactatagtataaaaattttattataagaacttgaaaaaatattttgtatattatatttttatcaaatgaaTATGTttgttttagataaaaataccGAACATTCAATACAGGATTTCTCCGACATTAGTGACGATAACGCATTATTGGAAACAATTTCCGTTGTGAATACATTTGATGACACGTACAGTACGCATCATACAGACGAAGAAAATTGTTTCACCGAAGATACTTATAGTGACGGCAGTTTTACAGATGAAGGGAATATCGAATATGATACGGATGAAGATAGTGTCATGCATGATGCAAATAAAGTACATGACTTGGAACACGAAGAGCTCCCAGATAACGAAAATAATGATGATAACTCAATTATGTTCGAAACATTTGCACTAACAATTTCGGATGTTATGTTAATGATTACGGCAATTTGTGTCCGGTTTAATTTATCATATGAAATAAGAAAAGCAATcgttgatttaataaaatgtttagcTGGACCGCAATTTAAAACTTGGTCTATGagtaaatatacattaaagaagaaatacGATCCaccaaaaaatgtattgagttatacctttttttgtaacttatGTAAAGCACTTTTGTTAGGACCAATatcaaaattagattttaaaaatcaatttgtaTCTTGCAAAGAATGCCAGCAAAAACATAAATTGACAATGCAAtctcaatataaatttgtgtatattgatttacaatttcaattaaaaaaactattaagtAACTCTTTCATTCAACAGTCTGTAATTGAATATATACACCATTGCGCTGAGAAGAGAGATGCAGATGGTAACGTGacattaaatgatatattGGATAGTGTGCTGTATAAAAGTTTGTCTTCAAAATATTCAGGCGGATCGGATTATCTTcttacatacaattttaacaCAGATGGTATGcctatttttaatagttcaaaaaaaaatagttggcCGCttctgttaattttaaatgaaatgcCACCATCTTTACGATTCAAACATGTATTGTTATGTGCTTTATGGATAGGGGATAAAGAGTTAACTTCAACTATGATGAATATGTTTCTAAAACAGTTCGTTGAACAAGCTATGCAATTGTTTGAAAAAGGTATTACAATCCAAAATAAGCAAAgtcttattacatttaaattattgccaATGTGCTGTGTTGTCGATTCTGTAGCACGACCTATTGTTCAAAATAGATTACAGTACAATGGCTATTATGGTTGTTCATGGTGTTATGCTCGCGGAAAATATTTGCACGGAACTGTCCgctatttatttaacgaaTCTAGTAATCTTCGGACTCACGAAACACACATGATTGATGTTCGGGAAGCtacagaatttaataaatgtgtcAGAGGTGTGAAAGGTAATGccattttattgcaattaccACAATTCAATGCAGTATGGGGATTTTCCTATGAATTTATGCATGGAACTTTATTAGGAGTGTATAAACAAATTGGAGACAGTTTTACTTGTAAAGACTCTCCAATATATTTAACTGCAATTCAACGGAAAGAAGTTAACACTCGATTAACAAACATAActccgataaaaaaaatacaacgaTTACCGAGACCTTTGACTGATAGATGCAAATGGAAAGCTTCCAAATGGCTTTCATGGGGATTATTTTACTGTCTTCCTTGTTTAAGTGGTATAATACGAGATAATCTTCTAGAACATCTAGCGCTACTAGTAggtactttatttttactgcTACAGAACAATCTTAGTGAAAATGATCTGCGGAAATGCGAAATAGATTTACTACGCTTCGTTGCAGAATTTCAGATTTTATACGGAGAAAAATgtgtaacatttaatattcacAGTCTATTGCATATTGTGCAGTCAATTAAAATGGTTGGGCCATTATGGGCGAATTCTGCTTTCGTATTTGAAAGTACTAATTACAATCTTAAACAAAAAGTGAGTGGACCAAAGAGCGTTGACAATCAAATTTGCACAAGATATCTGCAAAAGAATTTATTCAAGTGGCAAGCAAAtagtatttatgaaaattttgaaatttgcggacaatattacaaatatttatttgcgaaTCGTATGCATTCTGCTTCAGTTAAAATTGTTGACGAAACAGTTTTGCTCGGTAATGGTCAACCAATTGATAATGGCTTTATGTATCAACGATGCATTTATAAAAGTGAATTGTATTACACTACTAGTTATAGACCAGAAAAAAAACCAATGATTCTattgtacaattaattaataatgaaagtgCTCAAATAATAgcaattattaacattaatgatCAGTGTTAcattgatgttaaaaaaataaatacggaAAATGCATTTCATACGCctcatatatataaagtaataagtTATGGGAAACGCAACATAAGAATTCctgtatcaaatataaaagcaaaaatgttaataatcaaACATACTGCTTTTACATATGTTTGTCGAATtcctaatatatttaacatgtaaatgttaataattcttaataactATTATATCTGTTAATCGCACtattataactattatatcttaataatatctattaattgcaataatacaCATTGGAAGCTTTCCAGAGACACAAATTGACACAGCAGAAATTTTGTCCTTGTCTCAAACTAAATATCAAACAAAGACAGAAATACTGCTGTGTCAATTTGTGTCACTTGCTGGAAAACTCCCATTATAGTCATTGtactgtaatttaaaaattaaatggatATTAAAGTATGATAATGTTGGTGTAcgaaatttttagtttgtttGTACGTCTAACATGTATGTGTGAAtatgcatattacatattccaatatatataactatgtaataaaatatattatttaattaactaatgtATAATATGGACTGTATGGTATGtgtatatcataaataaattaaatgtaagaaatataatatttcatttaatatcacataatatttaaatttgttattatgtacaaaaaccctttgtatatatgtatataatacatagcaataaatgttaataatgtataataagtgagttatattctttcttttccattatatgtgtatatacgaatatgcatatatatgtataacatgaGAAAAGAAAGTGGATGCATTCAGTAGCACAACCGCTCACTGAGCGGCTAAGTAGCAATTGAAGATGATTGGGTCTTAATTACCTTTGGATCCAACAAATCTGCACCTTCAATTGCTACTTAGCCGCTCAGTGAGCGGTTGCGCTCCTGGATCCATCTGCCTCTGTTTGCAACGTCAACCTATaggaatttatttgtaattacggATACAATTTTTGTCCGTTTCTGTCCACATTCTGAACGCACCGAGTGTAGACAGTATCTATCCGTAATTACGGATGCCAGAATGTGGACAGAAGCGGATAAACATTGTATccgtaattacaaataaattcctATAGGTTGACGTTGCAAACAGAGGCAGGTGGATGTAGTATCCGTAATTACGGATAGATACTGCCTACACTCGGTGCGTTCAGAATGTGGACAGAAACGGATAAACATTGTATccgtaattacaaataaattcctATAGGTTGACGTTGCAAACAGAGGCAGGTGGATGTAGTATCCGTAATTACGGATAGATACTGCCTACACTCGGTGCGTTCAGAATGTGGACAGAAACGGATAAACATTGTATccgtaattacaaataaattcctATAAGTTGACGTTGCAAACAGAGGCAGCATCC is a genomic window of Monomorium pharaonis isolate MP-MQ-018 chromosome 7, ASM1337386v2, whole genome shotgun sequence containing:
- the LOC118646473 gene encoding uncharacterized protein LOC118646473 isoform X1, which codes for MFAYVKFNTECKRHEDKNIVDVTKIKHFNLNKWKNKYHKIKCGTSFCMGLIIFVEDTTDELKKLIATKRVTLPPRNIRESATETDAEDNFTAKKKEKSEEIREVLKQKINDLEKITINEINQENRSIGNKNRKSNQQCISKDKSEKNETKRTTECNILLHYNLEKENKTLKLQILEKNSKIDEQSTQIRELSTLNIELQKNIISYFDEFEVTADKFEEVKSREGTATPPVGFIRKTDNTIHLGRNVWLSKLTYDAAFFNARTNQMIVKNLAVAVFGLKVLQESSVTEMKCNKYKDRKPKPKLNETKILAIQDIFQYWLSKIKKCSEVEVQVECSKVPLYIARKISDLNRPAKSSKIEEIIDIELKSSNNIKNVSKKRKFEQLDETTDNESVSDSSDSQKDYNQDCNQSNIASDKKETTNNVLSVSDSQKDWDDEGKTASDKEDIPNNKNFSDDMKDSIVLERK
- the LOC118646473 gene encoding uncharacterized protein LOC118646473 isoform X2 encodes the protein MFAYVKFNTECKRHEDKNIVDVTKIKHFNLNKWKNKYHKIKCGTSFCMGLIIFVEDTTDELKKLIATKRVTLPPRNIRESATETDAEDNFTAKKKEKSEEIREVLKQKINDLEKITINEINQENRSIGNKNRKSNQQCISKDKSEKNETKRTTECNILLHYNLEKENKTLKLQILEKNSKIDEQSTQIRELSTLNIELQKNIISYFDEFEVTADKFEEVKSREGTATPPVGFIRKTDNTIHLGRNVWLSKLTYDAAFFNARTNQMIVKNLAVAVFGLKVLQESSVTEMKCNKYKDRKPKPKLNETKILAIQETTDNESVSDSSDSQKDYNQDCNQSNIASDKKETTNNVLSVSDSQKDWDDEGKTASDKEDIPNNKNFSDDMKDSIVLERK
- the LOC118646473 gene encoding uncharacterized protein LOC118646473 isoform X3, which codes for MFAYVKFNTECKRHEDKNIVDVTKIKHFNLNKWKNKYHKIKCGTSFCMGLIIFVEDTTDELKKLIATKRVTLPPRNIRESATETDAEDNFTAKKKEKSEEIREVLKQKINDLEKITINEINQENRSIGNKNRKSNQQCISIHLGRNVWLSKLTYDAAFFNARTNQMIVKNLAVAVFGLKVLQESSVTEMKCNKYKDRKPKPKLNETKILAIQDIFQYWLSKIKKCSEVEVQVECSKVPLYIARKISDLNRPAKSSKIEEIIDIELKSSNNIKNVSKKRKFEQLDETTDNESVSDSSDSQKDYNQDCNQSNIASDKKETTNNVLSVSDSQKDWDDEGKTASDKEDIPNNKNFSDDMKDSIVLERK